In Halogeometricum sp. S1BR25-6, a single genomic region encodes these proteins:
- a CDS encoding Tfx family DNA-binding protein, which translates to MVATEATILTDRQREVLELREKGHTQKEVAERLGTTDANVSAVERAAETNVEKARRTLELVRTLRAPVRFTVPSGTSFDALVDEVYARGDDAGVKVAYCRPELYAHLYGMLEGHSSRNHLDTSVEIGLTESGEAKVFTGEP; encoded by the coding sequence ATGGTGGCGACCGAGGCGACGATACTGACCGACCGGCAGCGAGAGGTGCTCGAACTCCGCGAGAAGGGGCACACGCAGAAGGAGGTGGCCGAGCGGTTGGGGACCACGGACGCGAACGTGAGCGCCGTCGAACGCGCCGCGGAGACGAACGTCGAGAAGGCGCGCCGGACGCTCGAACTCGTGCGAACGCTCCGCGCGCCCGTGCGCTTTACCGTCCCGTCGGGCACGTCGTTCGACGCCCTCGTCGACGAGGTGTACGCCCGCGGCGACGACGCCGGCGTGAAGGTGGCCTACTGCCGCCCGGAACTGTACGCACACCTGTACGGGATGCTCGAAGGCCACTCCAGTCGGAACCACCTCGACACGTCCGTCGAGATAGGCCTCACGGAGAGCGGCGAGGCGAAGGTGTTCACCGGCGAACCCTGA
- a CDS encoding xanthine dehydrogenase family protein molybdopterin-binding subunit, translating into MSIDSLDPDDVDAADILGSAIERREDPSLLTGDAEYTDDIQLPEMLHMTILRSQHGHAEIEDVDTSAAEEMDGVVAVYTHDDVADESVSRDGSLLIPTGWLLDSLRQVDHPVLAKDRVRYQGDAIAVVVAEDRYVAHDATDAIDVSYDRLDASADPEAALDGEAGQLHDDAEGNVAFDWEIGDEERTEEAFDDAAHTVSLDLENQLLIANAMEPRAAVADYHPGSDELDVFMTSQNPHLHRLLMSGVIGHPEHKLRVKAPDVGGGFGCKIHHYADEALVALVTRDLERPVKWTSTRTEGYKTDAPGRGHVTTAELAMDDDANITGLRVDTKANLGAYLSTFAPAVPTYLYGTLLSGQYDIPAIHASVTGAYTNVPPVDAYRGAGRPEASFLVERLASLGAREAGVDPAEFRQKNFVSDDDFPYQTQVAVEYDSGEYGKPMEKALEAVDYDAFRERQEEAREEGRYLGIGFSCYIEACGLAPSELAGQLGAQAGLWESSLVRFHPGGTVTAFCGTSGHGQGHGTTYAQIVANELGIPYEDVEVVEGDTDEIPQGMGTYGSRSAAVGGSALVKSSQKLVEKAREIAAHQLEADPADVEFAGGEFTVSGTDRSLGIAEIAQQSYLAHDMPDDMEPGLEATSFYDPDNFVFPFGTHVAIVEVDPESGEIEFEKYVAVDDVGNQINPKIVEGQIHGGVAQGIGQALYEGAVYDGNAQLLTGSMQDYAVPKSLHIPDMETESTVTPCPHNPLGVKGVGEAGTIAAPQAVVNAVTDALQPFGVDTVEMPMTAERVWSAVNGQATADGGDEGETDANADSDAAAETGGER; encoded by the coding sequence ATGAGCATCGACTCGCTGGACCCCGACGACGTCGACGCCGCGGACATCCTCGGGTCGGCCATCGAACGCCGGGAGGACCCCTCGCTCCTCACGGGCGACGCGGAGTACACCGACGACATCCAACTGCCGGAGATGCTCCACATGACGATTCTCCGGAGCCAGCACGGCCACGCCGAAATCGAGGACGTCGACACGAGCGCCGCCGAGGAGATGGACGGCGTCGTCGCCGTCTACACCCACGACGACGTGGCCGACGAGTCGGTCTCGCGCGACGGGTCGCTGCTCATCCCGACGGGGTGGCTCCTCGACAGTCTCAGACAGGTCGACCACCCGGTGTTAGCGAAGGACCGAGTGCGGTACCAGGGTGACGCCATCGCCGTCGTGGTCGCCGAGGACCGCTACGTCGCCCACGACGCGACGGACGCCATCGACGTGAGCTACGACCGCCTCGACGCCTCCGCCGACCCGGAGGCGGCGCTCGACGGCGAGGCCGGACAACTGCACGACGACGCCGAGGGTAACGTCGCCTTCGACTGGGAAATCGGCGACGAGGAACGGACGGAAGAGGCGTTCGACGACGCGGCCCACACCGTCTCGCTCGACTTGGAGAACCAACTCCTCATCGCCAACGCGATGGAACCGCGCGCCGCGGTGGCCGACTACCACCCCGGTTCCGACGAACTGGACGTGTTCATGACCTCGCAGAACCCTCACCTGCACCGCCTGCTCATGTCGGGAGTCATCGGTCACCCCGAGCACAAACTGCGGGTGAAGGCGCCCGACGTCGGCGGTGGGTTCGGCTGTAAGATACACCACTACGCCGACGAGGCCCTCGTCGCGTTGGTCACCCGAGACCTCGAACGGCCGGTCAAGTGGACGTCGACGCGGACGGAGGGGTACAAGACGGACGCCCCCGGCCGCGGCCACGTCACGACGGCCGAGTTGGCGATGGACGACGACGCGAACATCACGGGTCTGCGCGTGGATACGAAGGCGAACCTCGGCGCGTACCTCTCGACGTTCGCGCCCGCCGTCCCGACGTACCTGTACGGGACGCTCCTCTCCGGGCAGTACGACATCCCGGCCATCCACGCCTCGGTGACGGGCGCGTACACGAACGTCCCGCCGGTCGACGCCTACCGCGGCGCCGGCCGCCCCGAGGCGTCGTTCCTCGTCGAGCGACTCGCCTCGCTGGGGGCGCGGGAGGCGGGCGTCGACCCCGCGGAATTCAGACAGAAAAACTTCGTCTCCGACGACGACTTCCCCTACCAGACGCAGGTGGCCGTCGAGTACGACAGCGGCGAGTACGGCAAGCCGATGGAGAAGGCCTTAGAGGCGGTCGATTACGACGCCTTCCGCGAACGGCAGGAGGAGGCCCGCGAGGAGGGTCGCTACCTCGGCATCGGCTTCTCCTGTTACATCGAGGCGTGCGGGCTCGCCCCCTCGGAACTCGCCGGGCAACTCGGCGCACAGGCGGGCCTCTGGGAGTCCAGTCTGGTCCGGTTTCACCCCGGCGGCACCGTCACCGCTTTCTGCGGGACGTCCGGGCACGGACAGGGTCACGGGACGACCTACGCCCAAATCGTCGCCAACGAACTCGGCATCCCGTACGAGGACGTGGAGGTCGTCGAAGGCGACACCGACGAGATACCGCAGGGGATGGGCACCTACGGCTCTCGCTCCGCCGCGGTCGGCGGCAGCGCCCTCGTGAAGAGTTCGCAGAAACTGGTCGAGAAGGCCCGCGAGATAGCCGCCCACCAACTGGAGGCCGACCCGGCCGACGTGGAGTTCGCGGGCGGGGAGTTCACCGTCTCCGGCACCGACCGCTCGCTCGGAATCGCGGAAATAGCCCAGCAGTCCTACCTCGCGCACGACATGCCCGACGATATGGAACCCGGACTGGAGGCCACCTCCTTCTACGACCCGGACAACTTCGTCTTCCCGTTCGGCACGCACGTCGCAATCGTGGAGGTCGACCCCGAGTCGGGGGAGATCGAGTTCGAGAAGTACGTCGCCGTCGACGACGTGGGCAACCAAATCAACCCGAAGATAGTGGAGGGACAGATTCACGGCGGCGTCGCGCAGGGCATCGGACAGGCGCTCTACGAGGGCGCCGTCTACGACGGCAACGCGCAACTGCTGACGGGGTCGATGCAGGACTACGCGGTGCCGAAGTCGCTGCACATCCCCGACATGGAGACCGAATCGACGGTCACCCCCTGCCCGCACAATCCGCTGGGCGTGAAGGGAGTCGGCGAGGCGGGCACCATCGCCGCGCCGCAGGCCGTCGTCAACGCCGTGACCGACGCCCTCCAACCGTTCGGCGTCGACACCGTCGAGATGCCGATGACCGCAGAGCGGGTGTGGAGTGCGGTCAACGGACAGGCGACGGCGGACGGCGGCGACGAAGGCGAGACGGACGCGAACGCGGATTCGGACGCCGCCGCGGAGACGGGAGGTGAGCGCTGA
- a CDS encoding FAD binding domain-containing protein yields the protein MFPDEFDYYEAESVSEAVDLLEEHAMAETELLAGGHSLLPAMKTGLSSPDVLIDISGIEELRGVSAEGDTLTVGAMTRYSEVLDADDAREHAPALTAAIEQLGDRQVRNRGTVGGNLSHADPASDLPGPALVSDATLVVHGPDGERSVPAEEFFFGMYATDLGPSELLVRVELPSADGAVGTYAKKPSPSSGYPMVGVSALVATDGDAVSSVKVAANGVMDHGVRLEPVEDALTGETLDDDAIEAAASRAADDLDEAMMMDDLQASAAFRAQLLEVYTKRALQDASERVSAPAAAD from the coding sequence ATGTTCCCCGACGAATTCGACTACTACGAGGCCGAGTCGGTCTCGGAGGCGGTCGACCTGCTCGAGGAGCACGCGATGGCGGAGACCGAACTGCTGGCGGGCGGGCACAGCCTGCTCCCGGCGATGAAGACGGGGCTGTCCAGCCCTGACGTCCTGATAGACATCAGCGGTATCGAGGAGTTGCGCGGCGTCTCCGCCGAGGGCGACACGCTCACCGTCGGCGCGATGACGCGCTACAGCGAGGTGCTCGACGCGGACGACGCCCGCGAGCACGCGCCGGCGCTGACGGCGGCCATCGAGCAGTTGGGCGACCGGCAGGTCCGAAATAGAGGAACGGTCGGCGGCAACCTCTCGCACGCCGACCCGGCGTCGGATCTGCCGGGGCCGGCGCTCGTCTCGGACGCGACGCTCGTCGTCCACGGCCCGGACGGCGAGCGCTCCGTGCCCGCCGAGGAGTTCTTCTTCGGCATGTACGCGACGGATCTCGGCCCCAGCGAACTGCTGGTGCGCGTGGAACTGCCGTCGGCAGACGGCGCCGTCGGGACGTACGCCAAGAAGCCGAGTCCGTCGTCGGGCTACCCGATGGTGGGCGTCTCGGCGCTCGTCGCGACGGACGGCGACGCCGTCTCCTCGGTCAAGGTGGCCGCCAACGGCGTGATGGACCACGGCGTCCGACTCGAACCGGTCGAGGACGCCCTGACGGGTGAGACGCTCGACGACGACGCCATCGAGGCGGCCGCGAGTCGCGCCGCGGACGACTTGGACGAGGCGATGATGATGGACGACCTGCAGGCGTCGGCGGCGTTCCGCGCGCAACTGCTGGAGGTGTACACGAAGCGGGCGCTACAGGACGCGAGCGAACGCGTTTCGGCTCCCGCCGCGGCCGACTGA
- a CDS encoding VWA domain-containing protein produces MTRPDGGPRADANGRLEDAVADHLRVELVRFVRALRRAGASVPANAATTAGRSLAVVGLGDRDRVRSALRAGLLADRADFETFDRLFAEFWRRLAAGPGDGDSPLDDVDGALAPFADPADEAEESDDATDGDDGGETDGDSARSLAESFAAAVTDESPDGGDEDEEAAARYSPTGAAEAVDGGFPLDSADLDDTFAALTRALADVRGRRFGPGDDDPDVRRALRTSAATGGAVLSIPQRERRRTAVRALFVVDVSRSVLDAVDRGFLVDFLRRARAAWDDSRVFFFDEDVREVTDAVDAHTAAAALDALDAAEARWGGGTRIGDSLARLRETAPEAVDRHTVVFVVSDGLEMGDVAGLERELSWLRRRADRVLWLNPLATAAEYEPTARGMAAALPFVDGLFAFAGERDVREMARQLCRQGAGGRVGYEFDPRRTAAATEGTAATDANGRPTARSTRETRGTRTNDP; encoded by the coding sequence GTGACCCGACCCGACGGCGGCCCCCGCGCCGACGCGAACGGACGACTCGAAGACGCGGTGGCCGACCACCTCCGAGTCGAACTCGTCCGGTTCGTCAGGGCGCTCCGCCGGGCGGGCGCGTCCGTCCCGGCGAACGCGGCGACGACGGCCGGCCGCTCGCTGGCCGTCGTCGGCCTCGGGGACCGAGACCGGGTCCGCTCGGCGCTCCGGGCGGGCCTCCTCGCCGACCGCGCGGACTTCGAGACGTTCGACCGACTGTTCGCGGAGTTCTGGCGGCGACTCGCGGCCGGCCCGGGCGACGGCGACTCCCCGCTCGACGACGTGGACGGGGCGCTCGCGCCGTTCGCCGACCCGGCCGACGAGGCGGAGGAGTCCGACGACGCTACGGACGGCGACGACGGCGGCGAGACGGACGGCGACTCCGCCCGTTCGCTGGCCGAGTCGTTCGCTGCGGCCGTGACCGACGAGAGCCCCGACGGCGGCGACGAAGACGAGGAGGCGGCGGCGCGGTACAGCCCCACCGGCGCGGCCGAGGCCGTCGACGGTGGCTTCCCCCTCGACTCTGCCGACCTCGACGATACCTTCGCCGCGTTGACGCGTGCGCTGGCCGACGTGCGGGGGCGACGGTTCGGACCCGGCGACGACGACCCTGACGTCCGCCGCGCGCTCAGAACCAGCGCCGCCACCGGCGGCGCCGTCCTCTCGATACCCCAGCGGGAGCGGCGGCGAACGGCCGTCAGGGCGCTGTTCGTCGTCGACGTGAGCCGGTCGGTGCTGGACGCCGTCGACCGGGGGTTCCTCGTCGACTTCCTCCGGCGCGCCCGCGCGGCGTGGGATGACAGCCGGGTGTTCTTCTTCGACGAGGACGTTCGGGAGGTGACCGACGCGGTGGACGCCCACACCGCCGCGGCGGCGCTGGACGCCCTCGACGCGGCGGAAGCGAGGTGGGGCGGCGGCACGCGCATCGGCGACTCGCTCGCGCGCCTGCGCGAGACCGCTCCCGAGGCCGTCGACCGCCACACCGTCGTCTTCGTCGTCAGCGACGGGTTGGAGATGGGCGACGTGGCGGGCCTCGAACGCGAACTGTCGTGGCTGCGCCGGCGCGCCGACCGGGTGCTGTGGCTGAATCCGCTGGCGACGGCGGCGGAGTACGAACCGACCGCGCGGGGGATGGCCGCCGCCCTCCCTTTCGTCGACGGCCTGTTCGCGTTCGCCGGCGAACGCGACGTGCGCGAGATGGCCCGACAATTGTGTCGGCAGGGCGCGGGCGGCCGCGTCGGCTACGAGTTCGACCCAAGGCGGACGGCGGCGGCGACGGAGGGGACGGCGGCGACGGACGCGAACGGACGACCGACCGCGCGGTCGACGCGCGAGACACGCGGAACGAGGACGAACGACCCATGA
- a CDS encoding XdhC family protein — protein MSTTDWSLPETDVFDQIRAALDDDADAVLATVIDVEGSAYRRPGAKMILRPDGSGAGSITAGCLEDEVRALAADVLADGDPRVETWDLTGEDDVWGLGVGCNGVITVLLEPLGDSYRPVVEARLGGDPIGVATAVGGEGGTSAGSPAFGARAYYDGEGFSGIAAGVFSDPDVLAELEPAMATLYEGGKAETVTVEMNGGTVEVFLEGVRPPPELVVFGSGPDVAPVVELAKLVDFRVTVVSFRGGKAGEERFPRADEVVSSAPADVDTACEWDEDTYAVVMTHNFLDDRIALEELLETPVPYIGLMGPHDRFEEMCEELAEDGRTLTEAERERIHTPIGLSLGGDSPYQIGYSIVAELLAVANDRTPQHLSRRAGPIHDRVEVGADPSESPE, from the coding sequence ATGAGCACGACCGACTGGAGCCTCCCGGAGACCGACGTTTTCGACCAGATACGCGCAGCGCTCGACGACGACGCGGACGCCGTCCTGGCGACCGTCATCGACGTCGAGGGGAGCGCCTACCGCAGGCCGGGCGCGAAGATGATACTCAGACCCGACGGCAGCGGCGCGGGCAGCATCACCGCCGGCTGTCTGGAGGACGAGGTGCGCGCCCTCGCGGCCGACGTGCTGGCCGACGGCGACCCGCGCGTGGAGACGTGGGACCTCACCGGCGAGGACGACGTGTGGGGTCTCGGCGTCGGCTGCAACGGCGTGATAACCGTCCTGCTGGAACCGCTCGGCGACTCCTACCGACCGGTCGTCGAGGCCCGACTCGGCGGTGACCCCATCGGCGTCGCCACCGCCGTCGGCGGCGAGGGCGGAACGAGCGCGGGGTCTCCCGCGTTCGGCGCCCGCGCGTACTACGACGGGGAGGGCTTCTCGGGCATCGCCGCCGGCGTCTTCTCGGACCCGGACGTCCTCGCCGAACTCGAACCCGCGATGGCGACGCTGTACGAGGGCGGAAAGGCCGAGACGGTCACCGTCGAGATGAACGGCGGGACCGTCGAGGTGTTTCTCGAGGGCGTCCGCCCGCCGCCGGAACTCGTCGTCTTCGGCTCCGGACCGGACGTCGCGCCCGTCGTGGAGTTGGCGAAACTCGTCGACTTCCGCGTCACCGTCGTCTCCTTCCGCGGCGGGAAAGCGGGCGAGGAACGGTTCCCCCGCGCCGACGAGGTGGTCTCCTCGGCGCCCGCCGACGTAGACACGGCGTGCGAGTGGGACGAGGACACCTACGCCGTCGTGATGACGCACAACTTCCTCGACGACCGTATCGCGCTCGAAGAACTGCTCGAAACGCCCGTGCCGTATATCGGGCTGATGGGCCCACACGACCGCTTCGAGGAGATGTGCGAGGAGTTAGCCGAGGACGGACGAACGCTCACCGAGGCCGAACGCGAGCGGATTCACACGCCCATCGGACTCAGCCTCGGCGGCGACTCGCCGTACCAAATCGGCTACAGCATCGTCGCCGAACTGCTGGCCGTCGCCAACGACCGGACGCCTCAGCACCTCAGTCGGCGCGCCGGCCCCATCCACGACCGGGTGGAGGTGGGGGCAGATCCGAGCGAATCACCGGAGTGA
- a CDS encoding AAA family ATPase codes for MTDRPTTAFADVTEAEIRAAFEAEDYVAEDDIVTTVLLALRLGKPLLVEGEPGAGKTELAKVLAARFGSELVRLQCYEGLTAEHALYEWNYAKQLLAVQSGGAGPGGGGNAATDADLGPGPDADPRDPSVFTEEYLLERPLLRALRSDADRPPVLLVDEIDRADDEFEALLLEVLSDFQVSVPELGTVRAARPPVVVVTSNRTRALSDALKRRCLYLHVAPPSFEKETTILERKVPELDGLVASELAAMAARLREEPLRKPPGAAETIDWARAVAALRDGGGGGDAGGVGADIADSAAEDGADEELSPETVRNTLGCLLKEVEDVERVDDRLLEELLAAAERARSEA; via the coding sequence ATGACCGACCGACCGACGACGGCGTTCGCCGACGTGACCGAGGCGGAGATACGCGCGGCGTTCGAGGCGGAGGACTACGTCGCCGAGGACGACATCGTCACGACGGTGCTGTTGGCGCTCCGCCTCGGCAAGCCCCTCCTCGTCGAGGGCGAACCCGGCGCGGGGAAGACGGAACTCGCCAAGGTGCTGGCCGCGCGCTTCGGCTCCGAACTGGTCAGACTCCAGTGCTACGAGGGGTTGACGGCCGAACACGCCCTCTACGAGTGGAACTACGCGAAGCAGTTACTCGCGGTCCAGTCCGGGGGCGCCGGACCGGGCGGGGGAGGGAACGCCGCCACCGACGCCGACCTCGGACCCGGACCCGACGCCGACCCGCGAGACCCGTCCGTCTTCACCGAGGAGTACCTGCTCGAACGCCCCCTGCTGCGGGCGCTTCGTTCCGACGCCGACCGACCGCCGGTGCTCCTCGTCGACGAGATAGACCGCGCGGACGACGAGTTCGAGGCGCTGCTCCTCGAAGTCCTCTCGGACTTTCAGGTGTCGGTGCCGGAACTCGGCACCGTCCGGGCGGCGCGCCCGCCCGTCGTCGTCGTCACCTCGAACCGCACCCGAGCGCTGAGCGACGCGCTCAAGCGGCGCTGTCTGTACCTGCACGTCGCGCCGCCGTCGTTCGAGAAGGAGACGACCATCCTCGAACGGAAGGTGCCCGAACTGGACGGACTGGTGGCGAGCGAACTCGCGGCGATGGCCGCGCGACTCCGCGAGGAACCGCTCCGGAAACCGCCGGGGGCGGCCGAGACCATCGACTGGGCGCGGGCCGTCGCCGCCCTCCGAGACGGTGGCGGCGGGGGAGACGCCGGCGGGGTCGGTGCCGATATCGCCGACAGCGCCGCCGAGGACGGCGCCGACGAGGAACTGTCGCCCGAGACGGTTCGCAACACGCTCGGCTGTCTGCTGAAGGAGGTCGAGGACGTCGAACGGGTGGACGACCGCCTGCTGGAGGAACTGCTGGCGGCGGCCGAACGAGCGAGGTCGGAGGCGTGA
- a CDS encoding extracellular solute-binding protein: MPDADSSVRRRSVLAGAATAMAGLAGCTRVLGHAGDGASDVGRNATAGGGDDGSATVSMLAAGSLNNAIENGLGPAVDATIQVEAHGSARVARLVAEGQKDPDVVSVSDVALFDSPLHPDWYVEFATNSVVVAYNADTEGGRRVADAGADGWYRPLLSGEVSLGRTDPDLDPLGYRTLFALELATDHYGTDANLREAIPAKRQIYPETQLVSQFETGAIDAAFTYRNMAAERGYDYVELPPEIDLSDPDRTEAYATADYELPSGKVVEGGLISYGSTLRHHSPAARAVFDAHVAGDYLSDFGFVIPDEYPRYTGDVPDAVAD; the protein is encoded by the coding sequence ATGCCTGACGCTGACTCGTCGGTCCGCCGTCGGTCCGTTCTCGCGGGCGCGGCGACGGCGATGGCCGGCCTCGCCGGCTGTACTCGCGTTCTCGGCCACGCCGGTGACGGCGCGAGCGATGTCGGCAGGAACGCGACGGCCGGCGGCGGAGACGACGGGTCGGCGACGGTGTCGATGCTCGCGGCCGGGAGTCTGAACAACGCTATCGAGAACGGACTCGGACCCGCCGTCGACGCGACGATTCAGGTGGAGGCGCACGGCTCCGCCCGCGTCGCCCGCCTCGTCGCCGAGGGACAGAAGGACCCCGACGTCGTCTCCGTCTCCGACGTGGCGCTGTTCGACTCGCCGCTTCATCCGGACTGGTACGTCGAGTTCGCCACGAACTCCGTCGTCGTCGCCTACAACGCCGACACCGAGGGAGGCCGACGCGTCGCGGACGCCGGCGCTGACGGTTGGTATCGGCCACTGCTCTCCGGGGAGGTGTCGCTCGGCCGGACGGACCCGGACCTCGACCCCCTCGGCTACCGGACGCTGTTCGCCCTCGAACTCGCCACCGACCACTACGGCACCGACGCGAACCTCCGGGAGGCGATACCCGCGAAACGGCAGATATACCCGGAGACGCAGCTCGTCAGCCAGTTCGAGACGGGGGCGATAGACGCCGCGTTCACCTACCGCAACATGGCCGCCGAGCGCGGGTACGACTACGTCGAACTGCCGCCGGAGATAGACCTGAGCGACCCCGACCGCACGGAGGCGTACGCGACGGCCGACTACGAACTGCCGAGCGGCAAGGTGGTTGAAGGCGGCCTCATCAGCTACGGGTCGACGCTCCGACACCACTCGCCCGCGGCCCGCGCGGTGTTCGACGCGCACGTCGCCGGCGACTATCTGTCCGATTTCGGGTTCGTTATCCCCG